A portion of the Sandaracinobacteroides saxicola genome contains these proteins:
- a CDS encoding hydantoinase/oxoprolinase family protein → MTRGFRVGVDIGGTFTDVAVEQGSRRWSVKVPTTHDAPDDAVMEAVARAMAQCGGSFAEIDFLVHGTTLATNALIERKGARTALLTTAGFRDVLEMGTEGRFDQYDLKIVKPTPLVPRHWRFGVGERLYADGSVLEPLDEAGVEAAADAMSAEGVEAVAIAFLHAYANGAHELRAAEILRYRLGGDVPLSLGHDVSPEMREYERVSTTCANAYLQPVVSAYLLRLERRLQAAGLVVPMLVILSSGSLTTVDAASRFPVRLLESGPAGGAIFACDIARRLGEDRVLSFDVGGTTAKFCMIDKGEAHHALTFEVGRTYRFKRGSGLPVRVPVVDLVEIGAGGGSIARIDAVGRVAVGPESAGSEPGPACYGRGGVQATVSDCDLLLGKLDADSFAGGTMPLDRAAAAQAIITDVAGPAGLSPEAAAYAVIETVAETMASAARVHAAEIGVDVEARTLIAFGGGAPLQAVRFAEKLGIREIIIPAGAGVGSALGFLRAPLAFEIVRTARLLLPGARIEPVRAALAEMEAAAATIVRSVVRGEPDLAVERTAYMRYRGQGHEIAVALPGHPDDSDFAERLRAAFDSAYQRLHGQALADSPAEVTSWVVRVRHRDDTRAAAPRATTPDAAIADAARRIYDGRDECWATWPEYSRETLAPGATASGPAIITEAETTTVVNPGYRFTIDGWGYIRISRETWA, encoded by the coding sequence ATGACCCGGGGCTTTCGCGTCGGTGTCGATATCGGCGGCACATTTACCGATGTGGCGGTGGAACAAGGCAGCCGGCGCTGGTCGGTCAAGGTGCCGACCACCCACGATGCCCCCGATGACGCGGTGATGGAGGCGGTGGCGCGCGCCATGGCGCAATGTGGCGGCTCGTTCGCGGAGATCGATTTCCTGGTCCATGGAACGACGCTTGCCACGAACGCACTGATCGAGCGCAAAGGCGCGCGCACCGCCCTGCTGACGACCGCCGGATTTCGCGATGTCCTTGAAATGGGCACCGAAGGCCGCTTCGATCAATATGATCTGAAAATCGTCAAGCCGACGCCACTGGTGCCGCGGCATTGGCGCTTTGGCGTGGGTGAACGGCTTTATGCCGACGGCTCGGTCCTGGAACCGCTGGACGAGGCCGGGGTCGAGGCGGCGGCCGATGCGATGTCCGCGGAGGGCGTGGAGGCCGTTGCGATCGCCTTTCTCCATGCCTACGCCAATGGCGCGCACGAACTGCGCGCGGCCGAGATCCTGCGCTATCGCCTGGGTGGCGACGTGCCGCTGTCGCTCGGCCATGACGTGTCGCCCGAGATGCGCGAGTATGAGCGGGTTTCCACGACCTGCGCCAATGCCTATCTGCAGCCGGTCGTGAGCGCCTATCTGCTCCGTCTCGAACGGCGCCTGCAAGCCGCGGGGCTCGTCGTGCCGATGCTGGTGATCCTGTCGAGCGGCAGCCTCACCACCGTCGACGCGGCATCGCGCTTTCCCGTTCGGCTGCTCGAATCCGGACCGGCGGGCGGCGCGATTTTCGCGTGCGACATCGCCCGGCGGCTGGGTGAGGACCGTGTGCTTTCGTTCGATGTCGGGGGAACGACGGCCAAATTCTGCATGATCGACAAGGGCGAGGCGCACCATGCCCTCACGTTCGAGGTTGGCCGCACCTACCGGTTCAAGCGCGGCAGCGGCCTGCCCGTGCGTGTTCCGGTGGTCGATCTGGTGGAAATCGGCGCCGGCGGAGGCTCGATCGCGCGGATCGATGCCGTGGGGCGGGTCGCCGTCGGCCCGGAAAGCGCGGGATCGGAACCCGGGCCTGCCTGCTATGGGCGTGGCGGCGTTCAAGCGACCGTCAGCGATTGTGACCTTTTGCTGGGCAAGCTTGACGCCGACAGCTTCGCGGGCGGCACGATGCCGCTGGACCGCGCAGCGGCCGCGCAAGCCATCATCACCGACGTCGCCGGTCCGGCCGGCCTGTCTCCCGAAGCTGCCGCCTATGCCGTCATCGAGACGGTGGCGGAAACCATGGCATCGGCGGCCCGGGTTCATGCCGCCGAGATCGGGGTGGATGTCGAGGCGCGAACGCTGATCGCCTTCGGTGGCGGCGCGCCGTTGCAGGCGGTGCGCTTCGCCGAGAAACTCGGCATTCGGGAAATCATCATTCCCGCGGGCGCGGGCGTCGGCTCGGCGCTGGGGTTCCTCAGGGCACCGCTGGCTTTCGAGATCGTGCGCACGGCACGGCTGCTGTTGCCTGGGGCGCGCATCGAGCCCGTTCGCGCGGCATTGGCGGAAATGGAAGCCGCTGCGGCCACAATCGTGCGCTCGGTGGTGCGCGGCGAACCCGACCTGGCGGTCGAACGCACCGCTTACATGCGCTACCGGGGCCAGGGGCACGAGATTGCCGTGGCGCTTCCCGGACACCCGGACGACAGCGATTTCGCCGAGCGGCTGCGCGCCGCATTCGATTCCGCCTATCAGAGGCTGCATGGCCAGGCGCTGGCCGACAGTCCGGCAGAAGTAACCTCTTGGGTGGTTCGGGTGCGGCACCGGGACGACACCCGCGCCGCCGCGCCACGAGCGACCACGCCCGACGCAGCCATCGCCGACGCCGCGCGCCGCATTTATGACGGGCGCGACGAATGCTGGGCGACATGGCCGGAATACAGCCGCGAAACGCTGGCACCCGGTGCCACCGCCTCTGGCCCGGCGATCATCACCGAGGCGGAAACCACCACGGTCGTGAACCCCGGCTATCGCTTCACCATCGATGGCTGGGGCTATATTCGCATCTCGCGGGAGACCTGGGCATGA
- a CDS encoding hydantoinase B/oxoprolinase family protein has translation MSDIVVPGRVTVDLVWQRLIAILEDQAQTLIRTAFSNTTREAGDLSAGLFDRRGRMVAQAVTGTPGHVNSMALAVEHFLRLFPLDSLEPGDVLVSNDPWICSGHLHDFTIVSPIFHRGRAVGAVANTVHVVDIGGLGFGADASDVHEEGLCIPVCKLARAGIVDPLLMAVIRANVRESDQVVGDLHSSIAGNAVAIRRTMALLEEFGLADLEGVSDAIIDRTRDTVEARIMALPDGIYRNSLALDGTGDGLVLPVTITIAGSRMTLDFAGSPDVSRRGVNVVLNYTTAYAVFGVNCLINPDIPCNHGSLAPIEVRAPEGSILNARRPAAVSARHMIGQMLPDLVLGALGALLPVPAEGAGLIWNPSLRGRGPDGRHFATVTFNAGGAGAQSDRDGWNATAFPSGVRTMPVEAVEASAPILVRRKELLPDSGGPGRQRGGLGQVIEIEGIGETPLLLNAMFDRIDHPPRGREGGMDGRAGRVRLASGRPVGGKGRFDIPPGDRLILELPGGGGFGPPEARSPEAIARDLRDGYVSAEAAERLYRTRS, from the coding sequence ATGAGCGACATCGTGGTTCCGGGTCGGGTGACGGTCGATCTTGTCTGGCAGCGGCTGATCGCGATCCTGGAGGATCAGGCGCAAACCCTGATCCGCACCGCCTTTTCAAACACGACGCGGGAGGCCGGCGACCTGTCGGCGGGCTTGTTCGACCGACGCGGGCGCATGGTGGCGCAAGCCGTCACCGGCACGCCCGGCCACGTCAATTCCATGGCCTTGGCCGTCGAGCATTTTCTCCGCCTGTTTCCGCTCGACAGCCTTGAACCTGGCGATGTCCTGGTCAGCAACGATCCCTGGATCTGCTCGGGCCATCTCCACGATTTCACGATCGTCAGCCCGATCTTTCACCGGGGGCGCGCCGTGGGCGCCGTCGCCAACACGGTGCATGTCGTCGATATCGGCGGGCTGGGATTCGGCGCGGACGCAAGCGATGTGCATGAGGAAGGATTGTGCATTCCGGTCTGCAAACTGGCACGCGCCGGCATCGTCGATCCGCTGTTGATGGCGGTCATCCGTGCCAATGTGCGCGAATCGGATCAGGTGGTTGGCGACCTCCATTCCTCGATCGCCGGAAACGCCGTTGCCATCCGGCGGACGATGGCACTGCTCGAGGAGTTCGGCCTTGCGGATCTCGAGGGTGTTTCGGATGCTATCATCGATCGCACGCGCGACACGGTCGAGGCGCGGATCATGGCGCTTCCCGACGGGATCTATCGCAACAGCCTCGCGCTCGATGGAACCGGGGACGGGCTCGTGCTCCCGGTGACGATCACCATCGCCGGGTCACGCATGACGCTCGATTTCGCGGGGAGCCCGGATGTTTCGCGGCGTGGTGTCAATGTCGTTCTCAACTATACCACGGCCTATGCCGTGTTCGGCGTGAATTGCCTGATCAACCCCGACATTCCCTGCAACCATGGCAGCCTTGCCCCGATTGAGGTGCGCGCACCCGAAGGATCGATCCTGAACGCCCGGCGGCCCGCGGCGGTCTCCGCGCGGCATATGATCGGCCAGATGCTTCCCGATCTTGTTCTCGGCGCACTCGGCGCGCTCCTGCCGGTGCCGGCCGAGGGGGCCGGGCTCATCTGGAATCCCAGCCTGCGCGGGCGTGGGCCGGACGGGCGCCATTTTGCGACGGTCACCTTCAATGCGGGCGGGGCCGGTGCCCAATCCGATCGCGATGGGTGGAATGCGACCGCTTTTCCCTCCGGCGTGAGGACGATGCCGGTCGAAGCGGTCGAGGCATCGGCCCCCATCCTTGTCCGCCGCAAGGAGCTGCTGCCGGACAGCGGCGGCCCCGGGCGGCAGCGTGGCGGATTGGGCCAGGTGATCGAGATCGAGGGCATCGGCGAAACACCGCTGCTGCTCAACGCCATGTTCGACCGGATCGATCATCCGCCCAGGGGCCGGGAGGGCGGCATGGACGGGCGCGCGGGCAGGGTCAGGCTGGCATCAGGACGTCCGGTCGGCGGCAAGGGCAGATTTGACATCCCTCCCGGTGATCGCTTGATCCTGGAGTTGCCGGGTGGCGGCGGTTTCGGCCCCCCCGAGGCGCGGTCGCCGGAGGCCATCGCGCGGGACCTGCGCGACGGCTATGTCTCGGCCGAGGCGGCGGAACGGCTCTACCGGACGCGCTCATGA
- a CDS encoding M3 family metallopeptidase, whose translation MIDLTQPWQGPYGGLPPLDVATPEAIEAATHKAIAMKREEIAAIVANPAPADFANSIEAFEDSGRALRRVFPLFMLFNSNKSGGAWTEIGPRLAPLFSALDDEIAHDAALFARLGAVPDEGLSDEQRRLRTVIIDRMKRRGAGLPKATLARLVEVNGEIARLSVQFNQNLGTDQDGQAVFISDETRLSGYPEAMKQAAASAAEARGRPGEWAIVNTRPTVWPFLQTVADRPLREQVWRMWSSRGAHDGPSDNRPIIRRMLELRGERAKLLGFATYADYALADRMARTPDIAETMVRDMWAAVLPVTRAQIAEMQAIADAEGAGFALMPWDRLYYAERLRRTRFGLDTEAVKPYLTLDNVLAALFDQAKQLHNLDFSPLPDAPVLHPDVRTFEVSRDGHPVGVMYFDVIWREAKMRASWQYEVRTHESFRGDVLPISNVCSGLMPAREGEPVTMSWEYANVLFHEFGHGLHMLASRAAYPSLGPCTVPWDFIEVPSLLNERWLYDRTLIRRHLRHWRTGEPMPEAMIDAVEAGLKFDRVFSVNLDYLAPALTDLRLHRLADGRAIDPVAVEAELLAELDMPQAMDPMMTVTNAYHTWTEHYAAGLYVYLWADVIAADLGSSFADAGLYHSALADKYRQEILGSANIVPVDDAFRRFRGRDPDTDALKRRFDLAA comes from the coding sequence ATGATCGACCTGACACAACCCTGGCAGGGACCCTATGGCGGCCTGCCCCCGCTCGATGTTGCGACGCCCGAAGCCATTGAAGCGGCAACGCACAAAGCCATCGCGATGAAGCGCGAAGAGATTGCGGCAATCGTCGCCAATCCCGCCCCCGCCGATTTCGCCAACAGCATCGAGGCGTTCGAGGATAGCGGACGTGCGCTGCGGCGGGTGTTCCCGCTGTTCATGCTGTTCAACTCGAACAAGAGCGGCGGCGCATGGACCGAAATCGGGCCGCGTCTGGCCCCCCTGTTCAGCGCGCTCGATGACGAGATTGCGCATGATGCGGCACTGTTCGCCCGGCTCGGCGCCGTGCCTGATGAGGGGCTTTCGGATGAGCAACGGCGCCTCAGGACGGTGATCATCGACCGCATGAAGCGGCGGGGTGCGGGGCTGCCCAAGGCGACGCTCGCCCGGCTGGTGGAGGTCAATGGCGAGATTGCCCGGCTGAGCGTGCAGTTCAACCAGAACCTTGGCACCGATCAGGATGGCCAGGCGGTGTTCATATCCGACGAAACACGGCTGAGCGGCTATCCCGAAGCAATGAAACAGGCGGCGGCAAGCGCGGCCGAGGCTCGCGGCAGGCCGGGCGAGTGGGCGATCGTCAACACCCGTCCCACGGTCTGGCCCTTCCTTCAGACCGTCGCTGACCGGCCCTTGCGCGAGCAGGTCTGGCGCATGTGGTCGTCGCGCGGCGCGCATGACGGACCCAGCGACAACCGGCCCATTATCCGCCGCATGCTCGAACTGCGGGGCGAACGCGCGAAGCTGCTCGGCTTTGCGACCTATGCCGACTATGCGCTTGCCGACCGCATGGCCCGCACGCCGGACATTGCCGAGACGATGGTGCGCGACATGTGGGCAGCCGTCCTGCCCGTCACCCGCGCGCAGATTGCCGAGATGCAGGCCATCGCCGATGCCGAAGGTGCGGGCTTCGCGCTGATGCCATGGGACCGGCTCTACTATGCCGAGCGACTGCGGCGGACGCGCTTCGGCCTCGATACCGAGGCGGTCAAGCCCTATCTCACGCTCGACAATGTGCTGGCAGCCTTGTTCGATCAGGCAAAGCAGCTGCACAATCTCGATTTCAGCCCGTTGCCCGATGCACCGGTGCTGCATCCCGATGTCCGCACCTTTGAAGTGTCGCGCGACGGCCACCCGGTTGGCGTCATGTATTTCGATGTCATCTGGCGGGAGGCGAAGATGCGCGCCTCATGGCAATATGAAGTCCGCACGCATGAAAGTTTCCGCGGTGACGTCCTGCCGATCTCGAACGTCTGTTCGGGGCTGATGCCGGCACGCGAAGGCGAACCCGTCACCATGAGCTGGGAATATGCCAATGTGCTGTTCCACGAGTTCGGCCACGGGCTGCACATGCTGGCAAGCCGCGCGGCCTATCCCTCGCTCGGTCCCTGCACCGTGCCATGGGATTTTATCGAGGTGCCCTCCCTGCTCAACGAGCGCTGGCTCTATGATCGGACGCTCATTCGCCGCCACCTGCGCCACTGGCGGACGGGCGAACCGATGCCCGAAGCGATGATCGATGCCGTGGAGGCAGGGCTGAAGTTCGACCGCGTGTTCAGCGTCAATCTCGACTATCTCGCCCCCGCGCTCACCGACCTGCGGCTGCACCGCCTTGCCGACGGGCGCGCGATCGATCCCGTTGCCGTCGAAGCCGAGCTGCTCGCCGAGCTCGACATGCCCCAGGCGATGGACCCGATGATGACGGTGACCAACGCCTATCACACCTGGACCGAGCATTATGCTGCCGGTCTCTATGTCTATCTCTGGGCCGATGTGATCGCCGCCGATCTCGGCAGCAGCTTTGCCGATGCCGGCCTCTACCACAGCGCGCTTGCCGACAAATATCGCCAGGAAATATTGGGCAGTGCCAATATCGTGCCGGTCGATGATGCATTCCGGCGCTTCCGCGGGCGCGATCCCGATACGGACGCGCTCAAGCGGCGCTTCGACCTCGCGGCATGA
- a CDS encoding TrbI/VirB10 family protein, translating to MRAGTIIPAALVTGIQSDLPGLVIAQVTEPVQDSFRYSKILIPQGARLIGTYDSELAAGQTRLLLVWTRLLLPDGRSIDLGRMPAADATGQPGLSDKVDNHWGRTAKAALISTILSIGAQSGTSGDESDIARALRDGASDSISRTGRQIVERELSRRPTITVRAGMPIRAILTRDLMLAP from the coding sequence TTGCGCGCCGGAACCATTATTCCGGCGGCCCTGGTCACCGGCATCCAGTCGGATCTGCCCGGTCTTGTTATCGCGCAGGTTACCGAGCCTGTCCAGGACAGCTTCAGGTACTCGAAGATCCTGATCCCGCAAGGTGCCCGTCTGATCGGCACCTACGACAGCGAACTGGCCGCCGGCCAGACCCGGCTGCTCCTGGTCTGGACCCGGCTTCTACTGCCCGACGGCCGGTCCATCGATCTAGGCCGCATGCCCGCCGCCGACGCGACAGGTCAGCCCGGCCTGAGCGACAAGGTCGACAATCACTGGGGCAGGACCGCAAAGGCCGCCCTGATCTCGACCATTCTCAGCATCGGCGCCCAGTCCGGCACTTCCGGAGACGAAAGCGACATCGCCCGCGCCCTCCGCGACGGTGCATCCGACAGCATCAGCCGCACGGGCAGGCAGATCGTCGAGCGCGAATTGTCTCGAAGGCCGACAATCACGGTGCGTGCCGGCATGCCCATCAGGGCAATTCTGACGAGAGATCTGATGCTAGCGCCTTAG
- a CDS encoding nitroreductase family protein, with protein sequence MKEHEAIPLPDRMDYPHPEMIARADAFYETMRKRHTVRAFSDRPVPREVIETAVKTAGTAPSGANHQPWFFSIIGSPAMKKELRERAEVEERLFYAGKAGDEWLDALTPLGTDDHKPYLETAPWIIAIFGQRKGGVRKGIERQNYYVPESVGIAMGFLIAALHTSGVVTLTHTPKPMTFLNTMCGRPASEKPYLLLVCGYPAEGATVPTHAKVKKPFDEIARFL encoded by the coding sequence ATGAAGGAGCATGAGGCCATCCCGCTGCCCGACCGCATGGACTATCCGCATCCCGAAATGATTGCGCGGGCAGACGCGTTTTACGAGACGATGCGCAAGCGACACACGGTGCGCGCCTTTTCCGACCGCCCGGTCCCGCGCGAGGTCATCGAAACCGCTGTAAAGACCGCCGGGACCGCACCGAGCGGGGCCAATCATCAGCCCTGGTTCTTTTCGATCATCGGCTCTCCGGCAATGAAGAAAGAACTTCGCGAACGCGCCGAAGTCGAGGAGCGCCTATTCTACGCGGGCAAGGCTGGCGACGAATGGCTGGACGCACTGACCCCGCTCGGCACCGACGACCACAAACCCTATCTCGAGACCGCCCCGTGGATCATCGCCATTTTCGGACAGCGCAAGGGCGGCGTTCGCAAGGGGATCGAGCGGCAGAATTATTATGTGCCTGAATCGGTCGGAATCGCGATGGGATTCCTGATCGCCGCACTCCACACTTCGGGCGTCGTGACGCTCACCCACACGCCCAAACCGATGACCTTCCTCAACACCATGTGTGGCCGTCCCGCGTCCGAAAAGCCCTATCTGCTGCTGGTGTGCGGCTACCCCGCCGAGGGGGCTACGGTGCCCACGCACGCCAAGGTGAAAAAGCCGTTCGACGAGATCGCGAGGTTCCTGTGA
- a CDS encoding alpha/beta fold hydrolase, with product MAFDPASGIHFEVLGQGPAVMVALPLMASYREIFGDAMMPVFNGYVGPLKDRFSLILIDYPSIGQSRDIAPEDLTADRVCADLLRVATAAGHDRFAYWGYSWSGAVGLQLAARTDRLSALVIGGWPPLGGPYANLLDASRRKIGHVEPGSRIILRSDDQYRQWSCYYQSMIDWDEASSVAAIGCPRFGYFGGNGDLVEAGLAVNIASAFRANRARLEAMGWDIVEFSGRGHDVCMDATLVVPPVAAFLDRALG from the coding sequence ATGGCCTTCGATCCAGCCAGTGGCATCCATTTCGAAGTGCTGGGGCAAGGCCCGGCGGTGATGGTCGCGCTGCCGCTGATGGCGTCTTACCGCGAGATTTTCGGCGATGCGATGATGCCGGTCTTCAATGGCTATGTCGGGCCGCTCAAGGACCGGTTCAGCCTGATCCTGATCGACTATCCAAGCATTGGCCAAAGCCGCGACATCGCGCCGGAAGACCTGACCGCCGACCGGGTGTGCGCCGACCTGCTCCGCGTTGCCACCGCCGCCGGGCACGATCGTTTTGCCTATTGGGGCTATAGCTGGAGCGGCGCCGTCGGGCTGCAACTGGCGGCGCGGACAGACCGGCTCTCGGCGCTTGTGATCGGCGGCTGGCCGCCGCTTGGCGGCCCCTATGCCAACCTTCTCGACGCCTCCCGCCGAAAAATCGGCCATGTCGAGCCGGGCTCGCGCATCATCCTGCGCAGCGACGATCAATATCGCCAATGGTCCTGCTACTATCAAAGCATGATCGACTGGGACGAGGCGTCAAGCGTCGCCGCGATCGGCTGCCCCCGCTTCGGCTATTTTGGCGGCAACGGCGATCTGGTCGAGGCAGGGCTGGCCGTCAACATCGCGTCCGCCTTTCGCGCAAATCGCGCGCGGCTGGAGGCGATGGGGTGGGATATCGTCGAGTTTTCAGGCCGTGGCCATGACGTTTGCATGGACGCGACACTGGTGGTCCCGCCCGTCGCGGCGTTCCTTGACCGCGCGCTGGGATAA
- a CDS encoding cytochrome P450, giving the protein MREPSITLDPAALEDDPYPAYEAVRTMGGVAWIEPLGMWWVVNHADVRAILADPVHFAVGTDASLIRGTFGENMLTLDGPRHADLRERYRGMFAPGEVKRTLTPGIEAIADRLIDTFAGEARVDLRPSYAARLPVLTMLALFGLDEGAEADVRRWYDAFGAALANFGGDAGVRTRGEAAAAEFRAFFGGDEEAASNALLIFFGGISTVEGLILNTLYAAALHDQALSPDTVDRAIEETMRWLSPVQSATRHVVRATGPFAVGDTVNGMIAAANRDPAVFAEPDRWDVSRPNSAGHLGFASGPHFCLGNHLARLEARIAILRLRERLATARIDPASHGGVACMVRGSEFRHPTHLWLQIDTAP; this is encoded by the coding sequence ATGCGCGAGCCGTCCATCACCCTTGATCCGGCCGCGCTCGAAGACGATCCCTATCCGGCCTATGAAGCCGTCCGGACCATGGGGGGCGTCGCATGGATCGAGCCGCTGGGCATGTGGTGGGTGGTCAACCATGCCGATGTGCGCGCCATCCTTGCCGATCCCGTGCATTTCGCGGTGGGAACCGATGCCTCGCTGATCCGCGGCACCTTCGGCGAGAACATGCTCACGCTCGACGGGCCCCGGCATGCCGACCTGCGCGAACGCTATCGCGGCATGTTCGCGCCCGGAGAGGTCAAGCGGACGTTGACGCCGGGGATCGAGGCGATCGCCGACCGGCTGATCGACACCTTCGCAGGCGAGGCGCGGGTCGATCTCAGGCCGTCCTATGCCGCCCGTCTGCCGGTCCTGACGATGCTGGCGCTGTTCGGTCTGGACGAGGGTGCGGAGGCCGATGTGCGGCGCTGGTACGATGCCTTCGGGGCGGCGCTCGCGAATTTCGGGGGGGATGCGGGGGTGCGCACGCGCGGGGAGGCAGCGGCGGCCGAATTCCGCGCCTTTTTCGGCGGCGACGAGGAAGCGGCCTCGAACGCCCTGCTCATCTTCTTTGGCGGGATTTCGACGGTCGAAGGGCTGATCCTCAACACGCTCTATGCGGCCGCCCTGCATGACCAGGCGTTAAGCCCCGACACTGTGGATCGCGCGATCGAGGAAACGATGCGTTGGCTGTCCCCGGTTCAGTCCGCCACCCGCCATGTCGTGCGCGCAACCGGTCCCTTTGCGGTGGGCGATACCGTCAACGGCATGATCGCCGCCGCCAACCGCGATCCGGCGGTGTTCGCGGAGCCTGATCGCTGGGACGTATCGCGCCCCAACAGCGCCGGGCATCTGGGCTTCGCGTCAGGCCCGCACTTCTGCCTTGGCAATCACCTCGCCCGGCTCGAAGCCCGGATAGCGATCCTCCGCCTCCGCGAACGTCTCGCCACGGCTCGCATCGATCCAGCGTCCCACGGCGGTGTTGCTTGCATGGTTCGTGGCAGCGAATTCCGCCACCCGACCCATCTTTGGCTCCAGATCGATACCGCGCCTTGA
- the pip gene encoding prolyl aminopeptidase: protein MHDFLFPEIEPHASGHFAPDDVHTVYWEECGNPDGVPLLFLHGGPGGPSMPAHRRYFDPGFYRFITFHQRGCGKSVPPAETRGNSTQALIADIERLRNARGIARWLVVGGSWGTALGIAYGEAHPQACFGFGLMGVTLGRPTDRDWWWRGTRKLFPEPFDEMLQILPEASRDEPMKAMHRLLIDPDPAVHLPAARALCLFSAATVSLEPNPEALARYEDPEITLPLARLFLHYCVNDHFFVAGQLLRDLGRVAHLPCAIVAARHDVTTPPEAAWTLHKAWPGSTYTVVRDGAHGLSDPQVARAFLDCIEQLKEIAR from the coding sequence ATGCACGACTTCCTCTTTCCCGAGATCGAGCCTCATGCCAGCGGCCACTTCGCGCCCGATGATGTCCACACCGTCTATTGGGAGGAATGCGGCAATCCCGATGGCGTGCCGCTGCTGTTCCTGCATGGCGGGCCGGGCGGGCCATCAATGCCGGCGCACCGGCGCTATTTCGACCCTGGCTTTTACCGCTTCATCACCTTTCACCAGCGCGGTTGCGGCAAGTCCGTGCCGCCTGCCGAGACGCGGGGCAACAGCACGCAGGCGCTGATCGCCGATATCGAGCGTCTGCGCAACGCCCGGGGCATCGCCCGATGGCTGGTGGTCGGCGGCAGTTGGGGAACCGCGCTGGGGATCGCCTATGGCGAGGCGCATCCCCAGGCCTGTTTCGGCTTCGGGCTGATGGGGGTGACGCTGGGCCGCCCGACGGACCGCGACTGGTGGTGGCGGGGCACGCGGAAGCTGTTTCCCGAGCCGTTCGATGAGATGCTCCAGATCCTGCCCGAGGCATCGCGCGACGAGCCGATGAAGGCCATGCACAGGTTGCTGATCGATCCCGATCCCGCCGTTCACCTGCCCGCGGCCAGGGCGCTCTGCCTGTTTTCGGCCGCGACGGTTTCGCTGGAACCGAACCCGGAAGCGCTCGCGCGCTATGAGGATCCGGAGATCACCCTGCCCCTTGCCCGGCTGTTCCTGCATTATTGCGTGAACGACCATTTTTTCGTCGCCGGACAGCTGCTGCGTGATCTCGGCCGAGTCGCGCATCTGCCCTGCGCGATTGTCGCTGCCCGCCATGACGTGACGACTCCTCCCGAAGCCGCCTGGACCCTCCACAAGGCGTGGCCGGGATCGACCTACACCGTCGTTCGTGACGGCGCGCATGGGCTCAGCGACCCGCAGGTCGCACGCGCCTTCCTCGATTGCATCGAACAGCTGAAGGAAATCGCCCGATGA